Genomic window (Rathayibacter sp. VKM Ac-2760):
GCGCCTCGGTGACGGCGGGGCGCGGGAGGTCCAGGACGCGGAGGGCGGCCAGGGCGACGGCCTCGGGCGACGTGCGCGGCTCGGCGGGCTGCCGGCGGCGCTGGAGGATGACGTTCTCGACGAGGGCGAGCACGAGGGAGGCGCCGGTCGCGGGGTCGGCGGCACCGCAGGCCGCGACGAGGGTGCGGTAGGCGGTCTCGAGCTCGGAGCGGCGGTCGCGGAACTCGGCGAAGCGCTCGTCGCCGAGCTCGGGGAGCAGGTAGAGCGCGCCGATGTTGTGCTCGCCGGCCGCGAGCAGGCGGGCGTCGGAGACGCAGAGCGCCCAGAGGCGCGCGGCCGGCGGCTCGTCGCGGGTGAGGAGCACCGCGGCGGCGTCGAGCGAGGGCTGCACGGTGCCGAGCAGCAGCTCGAGCAGCACCGCGTGCTTGCCGCCGAAGTGGTGGTAGAGCGAGGCCTGGCGGATGCCGGCCGCCGCCGCGATGGCGTGCGTGCTGGTGCCGCCGAAGCCCTCCGTGCAGAACAGCGCCGCACTCGCCGCGAGGATGTCGGCCCGCGTGCCCAGCCCGGTGAGCGACGCCCCGGAGGCGCGCGGCCGTCCGGGGGGTGCGCTGGCCATGCGCTCGACCGTAGCAGCGCCTGGAGCCCTCTCCGCTCCTCGGAAGTTGTCGTACTCGGCGGTCGAGTACGACAACTTCTGGAGAGTGGGGAGGGGTGGGGCGCGCGCGAAACACGATCGCAACGTCGGGGTCACAGCGGCGACACGGGGGCGCGGTTGACTTCCTGTCGAGTGATAGAAACCTCGGAGGCTGGGCCATGACCACATCGACGACCTCGACCACGGCGGGTGCGCGCGAGCACGCCCGCGCCCAGGAGGCGGCGGCGGCGAGCACGCGTCCCGACGCGCCGGACGGCATCGCGGCGGCGGACCTGCGCTGGTCCGAGCGGATCGAGGGCGGCGGGTACGGCCACCGGGTCCTGGCCCGCGGCACGCACCTCCGCCTGACCGACGTCACGGGTGACGCCTGCGTGTCGCTGCTGGTCTACAACGCGC
Coding sequences:
- a CDS encoding TetR/AcrR family transcriptional regulator — translated: MASAPPGRPRASGASLTGLGTRADILAASAALFCTEGFGGTSTHAIAAAAGIRQASLYHHFGGKHAVLLELLLGTVQPSLDAAAVLLTRDEPPAARLWALCVSDARLLAAGEHNIGALYLLPELGDERFAEFRDRRSELETAYRTLVAACGAADPATGASLVLALVENVILQRRRQPAEPRTSPEAVALAALRVLDLPRPAVTEALAAGPALLARV